The proteins below are encoded in one region of Paeniglutamicibacter cryotolerans:
- a CDS encoding ABC transporter substrate-binding protein, producing MRLIAKSLTVASIGLLAFSLSGCTTASLEGSESTPGSQGPAVSESAMTQMPVNEKIRALLPEKIRTAGVLKIASDPSYPPFEFFEGDQQIVGWDIDMGDAIGQVLGLETEHVAATFDTILPGLNSGKYDLGMSAFSMTPDRQKAMDMVQYLSSGTGLAVPAGNPKKLSTSAASLCGLPIGAQKGTSQSLEILPELSQECIAAGKPGIDAKLFPSTNDARLALISGRVDGVLAGAPSLAYQGKQSAGKFELAEGEALSNRPIGIALPKDSELTKAVGAAFDEVLSSDAYGQINKKWDMPSTSVMDQAKTTTK from the coding sequence ATGCGCCTCATCGCCAAATCTCTCACGGTCGCATCCATTGGACTGCTTGCCTTCTCCCTCTCGGGCTGCACCACCGCCTCCCTCGAGGGCAGCGAATCCACACCTGGGTCCCAGGGCCCGGCAGTATCGGAATCAGCCATGACACAGATGCCGGTGAACGAAAAGATCCGAGCTCTGCTTCCGGAAAAAATCCGCACCGCCGGCGTGCTGAAGATCGCCTCGGATCCCTCTTACCCTCCTTTTGAATTCTTTGAAGGAGACCAGCAGATCGTTGGTTGGGACATTGACATGGGAGATGCGATCGGACAGGTCCTGGGGCTCGAGACCGAGCACGTGGCAGCCACGTTCGACACGATCCTGCCCGGGCTGAACTCGGGCAAATACGACCTCGGCATGTCGGCCTTCTCGATGACGCCGGACCGGCAAAAGGCCATGGACATGGTCCAATACCTTTCCTCCGGCACCGGGTTGGCAGTTCCGGCCGGCAACCCGAAAAAGCTATCCACCAGCGCGGCCAGCCTATGCGGGCTGCCGATCGGTGCGCAGAAGGGCACCAGCCAGTCTCTCGAAATCCTTCCCGAGCTCTCCCAGGAATGCATCGCCGCCGGTAAGCCGGGAATCGATGCCAAGCTGTTTCCCAGCACTAACGACGCCCGCCTGGCCTTGATATCGGGCCGCGTCGACGGTGTCCTGGCCGGAGCGCCCTCGTTGGCCTACCAGGGCAAGCAGTCGGCCGGAAAATTCGAACTGGCAGAAGGCGAAGCCCTGAGTAACCGCCCCATCGGCATTGCCCTTCCCAAGGATTCCGAGCTGACGAAGGCGGTCGGCGCGGCCTTCGATGAAGTGCTGTCCAGCGACGCCTATGGGCAGATCAATAAGAAGTGGGACATGCCCAGTACCTCGGTGATGGACCAAGCCAAGACAACGACCAAATAA
- a CDS encoding amino acid ABC transporter permease gives MTTAKQDPESATLPADAFTIVKARHPGRWASAIVILILAGMLARSVMVNPNFGWATVGAYIRDVSIVRGIMVTLELTAICMVIGIVLGVIVAVMRLSANPVIRTAAFAYVNFFRGTPVLVQLLFWYNLAALYPLISFGIPGVALDANAIITPMTAAILGLGLNQGAYMSEIVRAGILSVDHGQSEAAGALGINRLQTMRRIILPQAMRVIIPPTGNETIGMLKTTSLVSVISVPELLYSAQIIYARTFETIPLLLVASIWYIVVTSVLSIGQYYLERHYARGGQRSLPLTPFQTLKRFVRVHDPLTRKGAVK, from the coding sequence ATGACAACAGCAAAGCAAGATCCGGAGTCGGCAACGCTGCCGGCTGATGCCTTTACGATCGTCAAGGCCCGGCATCCGGGGCGGTGGGCTTCGGCCATCGTGATCCTGATCCTGGCCGGGATGCTGGCCCGTTCGGTGATGGTGAACCCGAACTTCGGGTGGGCCACCGTCGGGGCGTATATCCGCGACGTGTCGATCGTGCGCGGCATCATGGTGACGCTGGAACTGACCGCGATCTGCATGGTCATCGGCATCGTGCTCGGTGTCATCGTGGCGGTCATGCGCCTCTCGGCGAACCCGGTGATCCGTACCGCGGCGTTCGCGTACGTGAACTTCTTCCGCGGCACCCCGGTGCTGGTGCAGCTGCTGTTCTGGTACAACTTGGCGGCACTGTATCCGCTGATCAGTTTCGGGATCCCCGGGGTGGCGTTGGATGCCAATGCGATCATCACCCCGATGACCGCGGCGATCCTGGGCCTGGGGCTGAACCAGGGTGCCTACATGTCCGAGATCGTGCGTGCCGGGATCCTCTCGGTGGACCACGGCCAGTCCGAGGCGGCCGGGGCGCTGGGCATCAACCGGTTGCAGACGATGCGCCGGATCATCCTGCCCCAGGCGATGCGGGTGATCATCCCGCCGACCGGCAACGAGACGATCGGGATGCTCAAGACCACCTCGCTGGTCTCGGTGATCTCGGTGCCCGAGCTGTTGTATTCGGCGCAGATCATTTACGCGCGGACCTTCGAGACGATTCCGTTGTTGCTGGTGGCCAGCATCTGGTACATCGTGGTGACCTCGGTGTTGAGCATCGGGCAGTACTACCTGGAGCGGCACTATGCCCGGGGCGGGCAGCGTTCGCTGCCGCTGACCCCGTTCCAGACGCTCAAGCGCTTCGTGCGGGTCCATGACCCGCTGACCCGGAAGGGAGCAGTCAAATGA
- a CDS encoding amino acid ABC transporter ATP-binding protein, with product MTAATAVPAPMIKADLIHKYYDRLHVLKGIDLQVAQGEVVCLIGPSGSGKSTLLRCINHLETIDGGRMWVDGSVMGFDIKGTKLHEQSHARICRSRTEIGMVFQHFNLFPHMTVLENLIEAPRLVLGEKRSTATARALALLESVGLADKAKSYPRQLSGGQQQRVAIARALCMKPKVMLFDEPTSALDPELVGEVLKVMKDLAATGMTMVVVTHEMHFARDVADRVVFMADGHVVESGPAAQVIGDPQHERTRAFLSSVL from the coding sequence ATGACCGCCGCCACCGCTGTACCGGCCCCGATGATCAAGGCCGATTTGATCCATAAGTATTACGACCGGTTGCATGTGCTCAAGGGCATTGACCTGCAGGTCGCCCAGGGGGAGGTGGTGTGCCTGATCGGGCCCTCGGGTTCGGGCAAGTCGACGCTGCTGCGGTGCATCAACCACCTGGAAACGATCGATGGGGGTCGGATGTGGGTCGATGGGTCGGTGATGGGTTTTGACATCAAGGGCACCAAGCTCCATGAGCAGTCCCATGCGCGGATCTGCCGTTCGCGCACGGAGATCGGGATGGTGTTCCAGCATTTCAACCTGTTCCCGCACATGACGGTGTTGGAGAACCTGATCGAGGCCCCGCGGCTGGTGTTGGGGGAGAAGCGTTCCACGGCGACGGCCCGGGCGTTGGCGTTGTTGGAGTCGGTGGGGTTGGCCGATAAGGCCAAGTCCTATCCGCGTCAGCTCTCCGGTGGGCAGCAGCAGCGGGTGGCGATTGCGCGGGCGTTGTGCATGAAGCCCAAGGTGATGCTCTTTGACGAGCCGACCAGTGCGTTGGATCCGGAGTTGGTCGGTGAGGTGCTGAAGGTGATGAAGGATCTGGCCGCGACGGGGATGACGATGGTGGTGGTGACCCATGAGATGCATTTTGCCCGGGATGTTGCTGATCGGGTGGTGTTCATGGCTGATGGGCATGTGGTGGAGTCCGGTCCTGCTGCGCAGGTGATCGGGGATCCGCAGCATGAGCGGACCCGCGCTTTCCTCTCCTCCGTCCTCTAA
- a CDS encoding very short patch repair endonuclease, with product MDRLSPAERSAMMRRIRSKDTRPELLVRKLAHAAGYRYRLQGSMSVAEAASARRAHPDIALPGSRLPGKPDLVFASRHKAVFVNGCFWHRHHCPAGLREPGTNHDFWVAKRSRNQARDAHQLAALGELGWDTLVLWECELHDPKAVALRLEEFLGPHRG from the coding sequence ATGGACCGGCTTTCCCCGGCCGAACGTTCGGCCATGATGCGCCGGATCAGGAGCAAGGACACCAGGCCCGAACTCCTGGTCCGGAAGCTGGCCCACGCCGCCGGCTATCGATACCGATTACAGGGCAGCATGTCGGTGGCCGAAGCGGCCAGTGCACGGCGTGCCCACCCGGATATCGCACTGCCGGGTTCCAGGCTGCCGGGCAAACCCGATCTGGTCTTCGCCTCCCGCCACAAAGCCGTCTTCGTCAACGGCTGCTTCTGGCACCGGCACCATTGCCCGGCCGGGCTGCGTGAGCCGGGCACCAACCACGACTTTTGGGTAGCCAAGCGGAGCAGAAACCAGGCACGCGACGCCCACCAGCTCGCGGCGCTGGGCGAGCTCGGGTGGGACACCCTGGTGCTGTGGGAGTGCGAGCTGCACGATCCCAAGGCGGTGGCACTGCGGCTGGAGGAGTTTCTAGGTCCCCACCGAGGGTGA
- a CDS encoding BCCT family transporter, with translation MDEQRIKYGTDRLVFSLAAILILGFIAWGIISTESLKSVSDAALSWVVANMGWLFTSLVSLVLLFMIYLGFSKYGRIPLGVDGEKPEYSKFSWIAMMFSAGMGIGLFFFGPYEPLTYFISPAPGTADPETREALHKAMAQTIFHWGLHAWAIYALVGAAVAYGAYRRGRVPLMSSIFTVLLGKRQTEGIPGRLIDMFAIVATLFGTAASLGIGALQVGRGVEIVGGIGKLSNAGLIIIIAILSAAFVASAVSGIGRGIRWLSNINMTLAMLLAAFVFIAGPTLFLLNLIPASLAEYLSELLHMMSKGPSWGGESADFSASWTVFYWAWWISWSPFVGIFLARISRGRTLREYVQYVLVVPTVVCALAFGVFGGTSMWLRMNGAGIGTDESPQDLFFKVLEQLPLAQITPFVAMACIAIFFITSADSASVVMGILSQRGKPEPDKKIVVFWGMAMMGIAVVMLLVGGNTALEGLQNLIIVSALPFAIILLLMMVAFTKDLHTDPMMIRQEFAVQAIENAVKVGIDEHGDDFALTVEKASDGQGAGAEFDSHGSEVTDWYQRHDEEGNPIEYDYKAGEYADGWMPENGVASGAQEPEPMESAKP, from the coding sequence GTGGATGAACAGCGGATCAAGTACGGCACGGACCGGCTCGTGTTCAGCCTCGCCGCGATACTGATCCTGGGTTTCATTGCCTGGGGCATCATTTCAACCGAATCACTTAAAAGTGTTTCCGACGCGGCGCTCAGCTGGGTCGTCGCCAACATGGGTTGGCTCTTTACCTCGCTGGTATCGCTGGTGCTGCTATTCATGATTTATCTGGGGTTCAGCAAATATGGGCGCATCCCGTTGGGCGTCGATGGCGAGAAGCCGGAGTATTCCAAATTCTCTTGGATCGCCATGATGTTCTCTGCGGGCATGGGCATCGGGCTGTTCTTTTTTGGACCTTATGAGCCGTTGACGTACTTCATCTCGCCAGCGCCCGGAACCGCAGATCCGGAAACCCGTGAAGCCTTGCACAAGGCCATGGCACAGACCATTTTCCATTGGGGTCTGCATGCCTGGGCGATCTACGCGTTGGTGGGTGCCGCCGTCGCCTATGGCGCCTATCGCCGCGGCCGGGTTCCGCTGATGAGCTCGATTTTCACTGTACTGCTGGGCAAGCGCCAAACCGAGGGCATCCCAGGTCGACTGATCGACATGTTTGCCATCGTTGCGACGCTTTTTGGTACTGCAGCATCGCTGGGTATCGGCGCCTTGCAGGTGGGAAGGGGAGTGGAGATCGTCGGGGGCATTGGAAAGCTTTCCAATGCGGGCCTGATCATCATCATTGCGATCCTCAGCGCCGCATTCGTCGCCTCGGCCGTATCCGGTATCGGGCGCGGGATCCGCTGGCTTTCCAATATCAATATGACCCTGGCCATGCTGCTGGCGGCCTTTGTCTTCATTGCCGGACCGACGCTCTTCCTGCTGAACCTCATCCCGGCCTCGCTGGCCGAGTATCTCTCGGAACTGTTGCATATGATGAGCAAGGGACCCTCCTGGGGAGGCGAATCGGCAGATTTCTCGGCTTCATGGACGGTCTTCTACTGGGCTTGGTGGATCTCCTGGTCACCATTCGTCGGCATCTTCCTGGCCCGGATCTCACGTGGTAGAACGTTGCGCGAATATGTGCAGTATGTCCTGGTCGTGCCCACGGTGGTGTGTGCCTTGGCATTCGGCGTCTTCGGTGGAACTTCCATGTGGCTGCGGATGAACGGTGCGGGCATCGGAACCGATGAATCCCCGCAGGATCTATTCTTCAAGGTCCTTGAACAGCTGCCGTTGGCTCAGATCACCCCATTCGTGGCGATGGCATGCATTGCAATCTTCTTTATTACGTCTGCCGATTCGGCATCCGTGGTGATGGGCATCCTCTCCCAGCGCGGCAAGCCCGAACCCGACAAAAAGATCGTTGTCTTTTGGGGTATGGCCATGATGGGCATTGCCGTGGTCATGCTCTTGGTGGGCGGCAACACCGCTTTGGAAGGCCTGCAGAACCTCATCATCGTCTCCGCCTTGCCCTTCGCCATCATCTTGCTGCTCATGATGGTGGCTTTCACCAAGGACCTACACACCGATCCCATGATGATTCGGCAGGAATTCGCTGTGCAGGCGATTGAGAATGCGGTCAAGGTCGGCATCGATGAACACGGCGACGATTTTGCACTGACCGTCGAAAAAGCGAGTGACGGGCAGGGCGCCGGCGCTGAGTTTGATTCCCACGGAAGTGAAGTAACCGACTGGTATCAGCGTCACGATGAGGAGGGAAATCCCATCGAATACGACTACAAGGCCGGCGAATATGCCGACGGTTGGATGCCCGAAAACGGCGTAGCCAGTGGTGCTCAGGAGCCCGAGCCGATGGAGTCGGCTAAACCCTGA
- a CDS encoding polysaccharide deacetylase family protein, with protein sequence MRFRSKALRTSLAATAILALAGCSAALPAPTHPAQSGQQFIAGPGSSPAVTSPPAETSGKRKEPAETTKSPNCAKVKCVALTFDDGPGAYTEDLLNLLDTYQAKATFFVIGKDVQKHPQVLKDTASRGHEIGNHSWAHQDLSKMSVSAAERDLDKTAAAVKQVTGSNPTLIRPPFGALPAALKKDLSTPIALWSIDTQDWLTRDTKKTIKAAEAAKPGSIVLMHDIHESTLKAMPAVLKDLKGRGFHFVTVTQILGKPKPGIGYGTGLSPTPAK encoded by the coding sequence ATGAGGTTCCGCTCCAAAGCACTACGCACATCCCTAGCCGCCACTGCGATCCTGGCATTGGCCGGATGCTCAGCAGCACTACCCGCGCCGACCCACCCTGCCCAATCCGGGCAGCAGTTCATTGCCGGCCCCGGTTCCAGCCCAGCGGTTACCTCGCCACCTGCGGAAACTTCCGGTAAACGCAAGGAACCCGCCGAGACGACCAAGAGTCCGAACTGCGCAAAGGTCAAGTGCGTCGCGCTGACCTTTGACGACGGACCGGGTGCCTACACCGAGGACCTGCTTAACCTGCTCGATACGTATCAGGCCAAGGCCACGTTCTTCGTGATCGGAAAAGACGTGCAGAAGCACCCGCAGGTCCTCAAGGACACAGCCAGCCGCGGCCATGAGATCGGCAACCACAGCTGGGCGCATCAGGACCTGAGCAAGATGTCGGTATCCGCCGCCGAGCGCGACCTGGACAAGACGGCCGCCGCCGTCAAGCAGGTCACCGGCTCCAACCCCACGCTGATCCGTCCGCCGTTCGGCGCCCTTCCCGCAGCTCTGAAGAAGGACCTCAGCACGCCCATCGCGCTGTGGAGCATCGACACGCAGGATTGGCTGACCCGCGACACGAAGAAGACCATCAAGGCAGCGGAGGCCGCCAAGCCCGGTTCCATCGTGTTGATGCACGACATCCACGAGTCAACGCTCAAGGCGATGCCGGCCGTCCTGAAGGACCTCAAAGGCCGGGGCTTCCACTTCGTCACGGTCACCCAGATCCTCGGCAAACCCAAGCCCGGGATCGGCTACGGCACCGGGCTCTCGCCCACGCCCGCAAAGTAG
- a CDS encoding substrate-binding domain-containing protein: MGLTVAMVLPLQGPGGIYAPSAEAVTELAVAEINAGGGIRGQELSTLLVDGGAPILSIRTEVAALVGSGAVQAVSGWHISPIRDALAPVLSGRVPYLYSALYEGGENRSGIYCTGEIPTVQLNPALDWLKLHRKAKRWFVVGDDYSWPKKTFSGVRAQMHALDLDIVGTAFNSAPQRMGAVLDDVARSGADAVLVLMVGQNAALFNRGFAHRGLQDAMIRLSPLMEENTLLASGADATQDLYSTAAYFRSLATTDALDLLGRYQRLHGRHAPALNSPAESCYEALQAFKHIAERAASLRINDLDAAVDGAEFTAGRGHVSFSGNHLRQPLYLALANGFDFEVVTRL; encoded by the coding sequence ATGGGATTAACGGTTGCCATGGTCCTTCCACTGCAGGGTCCCGGCGGTATTTATGCACCCTCCGCCGAGGCCGTCACCGAGCTTGCCGTGGCCGAAATCAACGCCGGTGGAGGGATCCGCGGACAGGAGCTGAGCACCCTGCTCGTTGACGGAGGAGCCCCGATCCTATCGATTCGAACCGAGGTGGCTGCCCTGGTGGGATCCGGCGCAGTGCAGGCGGTCAGCGGCTGGCATATTTCACCGATCCGCGATGCCTTGGCACCGGTACTATCCGGACGGGTCCCCTACCTGTATTCGGCGCTGTATGAGGGCGGGGAGAACCGCTCCGGCATCTACTGCACCGGTGAGATCCCGACCGTCCAACTGAATCCTGCACTCGACTGGCTCAAGCTGCATCGCAAGGCCAAGCGCTGGTTTGTTGTCGGGGATGACTACAGCTGGCCGAAGAAGACTTTTTCCGGGGTGCGGGCCCAGATGCACGCCTTGGATCTGGACATCGTGGGCACCGCCTTCAACAGTGCGCCGCAGCGGATGGGAGCCGTACTGGATGACGTGGCCCGCAGCGGGGCCGATGCGGTGCTGGTGCTGATGGTGGGCCAGAACGCCGCCCTCTTCAACCGCGGGTTCGCCCATCGCGGCCTGCAGGATGCCATGATCAGGCTCAGCCCGCTCATGGAGGAAAACACGTTGCTGGCCAGCGGGGCAGATGCGACCCAGGACCTCTACTCCACGGCTGCCTATTTCCGTTCCTTGGCCACCACCGATGCGCTCGATCTCCTTGGGCGTTACCAGCGGCTGCATGGAAGGCACGCACCGGCACTGAACAGCCCGGCCGAGTCCTGCTACGAGGCACTCCAGGCGTTTAAACACATCGCAGAGAGGGCGGCATCCTTGAGGATCAACGATCTGGATGCCGCAGTGGACGGCGCGGAGTTCACCGCAGGCCGCGGGCATGTCTCGTTTTCCGGTAACCATCTGCGTCAGCCGCTCTACCTTGCGCTGGCGAATGGTTTTGATTTCGAAGTTGTGACCCGGCTGTAA
- a CDS encoding MarR family winged helix-turn-helix transcriptional regulator translates to MEISRVAQQADPATGGVDAMSELRNAVVESRRLVQQVLPVLRASELSLEEWLILDVLAVSEGLSMNEIGTATRASNATLSRHVDALVGRSLAYREVAFDDRRKLVVFLSPRGRALFDSITHNLLTLADSTA, encoded by the coding sequence ATGGAGATTTCACGGGTCGCGCAGCAGGCGGATCCGGCAACCGGGGGAGTGGACGCGATGTCTGAACTACGCAATGCCGTTGTCGAATCCCGGCGCCTTGTCCAGCAGGTGCTGCCGGTCCTGAGGGCATCCGAGCTATCGCTCGAGGAATGGCTGATCCTCGATGTCTTGGCAGTGTCCGAGGGACTGTCCATGAATGAGATCGGGACGGCGACGAGAGCCTCGAATGCCACGTTGAGCCGGCACGTGGACGCGTTGGTGGGCCGGTCGCTGGCATACCGCGAGGTGGCCTTCGATGACCGGCGCAAGCTGGTGGTCTTCCTCTCGCCCCGAGGACGCGCATTATTTGATTCGATTACGCATAACCTCCTGACGCTTGCCGATTCGACCGCATAG
- a CDS encoding amidase — MSKELLSKSITELAGLIESKAVSPVEATEALLDHAQALNGEINAYISFRPEEAMAEAKVAEAEIAAGNYRGPLHGVPMAIKDNIYVGGEVTTMASKIHGNFVAEKDATVIAKLREAGMVLTGKLNMHEYAWGIDNNSPHFGPVKNPWDLEKVPGGSSGGSGAAVAANMTFGTLGTDTAGSIRIPSAACGIVGLKPTHGRVSKAGCFPLAWSLDHIGPMTKTVDDAAAMLQAIAGFDAKDPTSANAPVGNYTGNLSGDVKGMVIGVEEAYFFKDVDSGIEAIVRDQIDALVQRGAILKKIQIPTLRYSEWAELATSLSEASAIHHRDLQTRPEDFGADIRFLFELGELFSSVEYLQAQQIRRQLKGDFRAALGEVDVIIAPTLPVMAPSIGSSEADLNGKKVDLIDSFIRFTGPSNLTGLPALTVPAGLNGGMPVGLQIIGRAFDEATILNVGRAVELTVPLGDAKPDAVEARV, encoded by the coding sequence TTGTCTAAGGAACTGCTGAGCAAGTCCATCACCGAGTTGGCCGGGCTGATCGAGTCCAAGGCCGTCTCCCCGGTAGAAGCCACCGAGGCCCTGCTGGATCACGCACAGGCGCTGAACGGCGAGATCAACGCCTACATCAGCTTCCGCCCCGAGGAAGCCATGGCCGAGGCCAAGGTGGCCGAGGCGGAGATCGCAGCAGGGAACTATCGTGGCCCGTTGCATGGTGTTCCGATGGCGATCAAGGACAATATCTACGTCGGCGGCGAGGTCACCACCATGGCCTCGAAGATCCACGGCAACTTCGTGGCCGAAAAGGATGCCACGGTCATCGCCAAGCTGCGTGAGGCCGGCATGGTCTTGACCGGCAAGTTGAATATGCATGAATACGCTTGGGGCATCGATAACAACAGCCCGCACTTCGGACCGGTAAAGAACCCCTGGGACTTGGAAAAGGTCCCCGGCGGATCCAGTGGAGGTTCCGGTGCCGCAGTGGCGGCAAACATGACCTTCGGAACCCTGGGCACCGACACCGCCGGTTCCATTAGGATCCCCTCCGCCGCCTGCGGCATCGTCGGGCTCAAGCCCACCCATGGGCGGGTCAGCAAGGCAGGATGCTTCCCGCTTGCCTGGTCGCTGGACCACATCGGCCCGATGACCAAGACGGTCGACGACGCGGCAGCAATGCTGCAGGCCATCGCCGGATTCGATGCCAAGGATCCGACCTCGGCCAACGCGCCGGTGGGCAACTACACCGGGAACCTGAGCGGGGACGTCAAGGGCATGGTGATCGGCGTCGAGGAAGCCTACTTCTTCAAGGACGTCGACAGCGGCATCGAGGCGATCGTCCGTGATCAGATTGATGCGCTGGTACAGCGCGGAGCCATCTTGAAGAAGATCCAGATTCCGACGCTGCGTTATTCGGAATGGGCGGAGCTGGCCACCAGCCTCTCCGAGGCCTCTGCCATCCACCACCGCGACCTGCAGACCCGACCCGAGGATTTCGGCGCCGACATCAGGTTCCTGTTCGAACTCGGCGAGTTGTTCTCTTCGGTGGAATACCTGCAGGCCCAGCAGATCCGGCGCCAGCTCAAGGGTGACTTCCGTGCCGCGCTGGGTGAGGTCGACGTGATCATCGCCCCGACGCTGCCGGTCATGGCACCGAGCATTGGATCCTCCGAGGCTGACCTGAACGGGAAGAAGGTCGATCTGATCGACAGCTTCATCCGCTTCACCGGGCCGAGCAACCTCACCGGGCTGCCCGCGCTGACGGTGCCCGCCGGACTCAATGGCGGCATGCCGGTGGGACTGCAAATCATCGGGCGTGCCTTTGACGAGGCAACGATCCTGAATGTAGGCAGGGCCGTCGAACTGACGGTGCCACTGGGCGACGCCAAGCCGGACGCGGTCGAGGCCCGGGTCTGA
- a CDS encoding SLC13 family permease, protein MRLAGIGMLGLAAGGMAAAVGVLPTAELAALGLRIGPIMLFLASISVVVNLSARAGVFAALAALATQAAGGRTWLLWTWQILLAILCTAFLSLDTTAVLLTPLVLAVVRTAGLRPLAFAVPIIWLANTASLFLPVSNVTNLLAVEGGTLGTPAEFLIGMFLPGAAAVAATVLVSVLVFRRQLQGRHRVSSGGDGPETCGDRMPFRASVMVLVMILPLLLSAIPYWITTTAGAAVLLAVFALRERAAVRLSLVPWNILLFAIGLMVAASVLSALPLAGLLPRPGPGLGGMLALAASGAVGSNLINNLPAYLVFEPLAGSPELLRALLIGVNAGPLATPWASLATLLWHDQLRRGGVEVSWLTFCLWGLLLAPLAVAAAVLTSHLTGG, encoded by the coding sequence ATGAGATTGGCCGGGATCGGGATGCTTGGACTGGCTGCCGGCGGCATGGCAGCCGCCGTCGGCGTGCTGCCGACTGCGGAGCTGGCCGCCCTGGGGTTGCGGATCGGTCCGATCATGCTGTTCCTGGCGTCGATCTCCGTGGTAGTGAACCTGTCGGCCCGGGCGGGCGTCTTTGCCGCACTGGCTGCCTTGGCTACCCAGGCGGCCGGCGGACGGACCTGGCTGTTGTGGACCTGGCAGATCCTGTTGGCCATCCTCTGTACAGCATTCCTGTCGCTGGACACCACTGCCGTGCTCTTGACCCCGCTGGTGCTGGCTGTGGTGCGTACCGCAGGGTTGCGGCCGCTGGCGTTCGCGGTTCCGATCATCTGGCTGGCCAATACCGCATCGCTGTTCCTGCCGGTGTCCAACGTGACGAATTTGTTGGCAGTGGAGGGTGGGACGCTGGGCACCCCGGCCGAGTTCCTGATCGGCATGTTCCTGCCTGGGGCCGCAGCGGTGGCTGCAACGGTGCTGGTATCCGTGCTGGTTTTCCGACGGCAGTTGCAGGGCCGGCACCGCGTCAGCAGTGGCGGGGACGGACCCGAAACGTGTGGGGACCGGATGCCCTTCCGTGCCTCGGTCATGGTGCTGGTGATGATCCTGCCGCTGCTGCTCAGTGCCATACCGTATTGGATCACCACCACGGCAGGGGCCGCTGTGCTGCTGGCCGTTTTCGCCTTGCGGGAACGTGCCGCCGTGCGTCTGTCCCTGGTGCCCTGGAACATTCTGCTTTTTGCGATCGGGCTGATGGTTGCCGCCAGCGTGCTCTCGGCGCTGCCGCTGGCCGGACTGCTACCCCGGCCAGGGCCGGGGCTCGGTGGGATGCTGGCCCTGGCAGCGTCCGGTGCCGTGGGCTCGAACCTGATCAACAACCTGCCGGCCTACCTGGTGTTCGAGCCGCTGGCTGGTTCACCGGAACTGCTGCGGGCCCTGCTCATCGGGGTCAACGCCGGCCCGCTGGCCACGCCCTGGGCCTCGCTGGCCACGCTGCTCTGGCATGACCAGCTACGCCGCGGCGGGGTGGAAGTGAGCTGGTTGACGTTCTGCCTGTGGGGTCTCTTGCTGGCACCACTGGCTGTGGCCGCCGCAGTGCTCACCTCCCACCTGACCGGAGGCTGA
- a CDS encoding PaaX family transcriptional regulator, with the protein MSTVLDDMDSRPGSTTSLLRTVIGLYLRDAGGWMSSVRLIELMQALDVAPELTRTALTRLRKKDVLVAEARDGQPGYGLDPRAEHMLERGDRRIHTPRAMAPDGQWCLISFSVPESERGQRHQLRRQLHWIGCGMVSPGLWVCPDYLREEATEILTALGLGERAVLFTTARPHVTGELREVVSSWWDLEALASLHREFIELNATVPAGTVAPGPAAFAAYVQLIDSWRMIPYRDPGLPSDCLPANWPGAAGAALFLRIRDTHAAPSALFVLGSD; encoded by the coding sequence ATGAGCACCGTCCTCGATGACATGGACTCCCGCCCCGGGAGCACCACGTCATTGCTGCGCACAGTCATCGGGCTCTACCTGCGTGATGCCGGCGGCTGGATGTCATCGGTACGCCTGATCGAACTGATGCAGGCCCTGGATGTCGCCCCGGAACTGACTCGCACCGCGCTCACCCGGCTGCGGAAAAAGGATGTGCTGGTGGCCGAGGCCCGCGACGGACAACCCGGCTACGGGCTGGACCCGCGTGCCGAGCACATGCTCGAGCGCGGGGACCGGCGCATCCACACCCCGCGCGCCATGGCTCCCGATGGCCAGTGGTGCCTGATCTCCTTTTCGGTGCCCGAATCCGAACGCGGCCAGCGGCACCAGTTGCGTCGGCAGCTGCATTGGATCGGGTGCGGCATGGTCTCCCCCGGACTCTGGGTCTGCCCCGATTACCTCCGCGAGGAGGCAACGGAGATCCTCACCGCGTTGGGCTTGGGCGAGCGAGCGGTGCTGTTCACCACGGCCCGCCCGCACGTCACCGGCGAGCTGCGCGAGGTGGTCTCGAGCTGGTGGGACCTGGAGGCGCTGGCCTCCCTGCATCGGGAGTTCATCGAGCTCAACGCCACTGTCCCCGCCGGCACGGTCGCCCCGGGACCGGCGGCCTTCGCCGCCTACGTGCAGCTGATCGACAGCTGGCGGATGATCCCCTACCGGGATCCGGGCTTGCCCTCCGATTGCCTGCCGGCCAACTGGCCAGGTGCCGCGGGCGCCGCCCTGTTCCTGCGCATCCGCGACACGCATGCGGCACCCAGCGCCCTGTTCGTGCTCGGCAGCGACTAG